AGGTGTATGGCGCGGAGCCCTTTATCCGCATCGTAAAACTCAAAAAGGGCATCCACCGCTACCCCGACCCGGCGGTGGTGGAGGGCACCAACTACTGCGATGTGGGCTTCGAACTGGAAGAGGACACCGGGCGGTTGGTGGTCATCTCGGCCATCGACAACCTGGTCAAGGGCACGGCGGGGCACGCCCTCCAGAGCCTGAACCTGCGGATGGGCTGGCCGGAGACCTTGGGCCTCGAGTTCCCCGGACTGCACCCCTAGCCATGGTCGTGGTGGGCAGCACCAACCCGGCCAAGCTGGCGCCTGTGCGCTTGGTCTTCGCCGAGGTGTTCCCCGGGCTGGAGGTGCGCGGGGTGGAGGTGCCGAGCGGGGTGCCTGAGCAGCCCATCGGCTACGAGGAGACCCTGCTGGGGGCGCAGAACCGGGCCAAAGCGGCCCTGGCCCAGCCGGGGGCGATGTGGGGGCTGGGCCTCGAGGCCGGGGTGGAGTTCAACGCGCTGGGGGCCTGGCTTTTCAACGTGGCGGTGATCCTTCGGGCCGACGGGCGGTGGGGGGTGGCCCGGGGCGGCTCGGTGCTGCTGCCGCCGGCGGTGGCCGAGCGGGTGCAGGCCGGAGAAGAGCTCGGGCGGGTGATAGACGACCTGGTGGGCCAGAAGGGCACCAAACGGGGTGTGGGGGCGGTGGGCATCCTGACCCTTTCCCGCCTCGAGCGGGTGGAGTTCTGGCGGCACACCCTAGAGCTGGCCCTGCCCCCCTTTTTGCGCCCGGAGCTGTATCCCCAAGGTATGATGGGGTTTTAGAGGTTGGCCGATGATTGTGGTAAAGGTTGGAGGTTCGGAGGGCATCCATTACGAGGCCGTGGCCAAGGATGCAGCAGAGCTCTGGAAAGCGGGTCAGAAGCTGATTCTTGTCCACGGGGGCAGCAGCGAGACCAACAAGATTGCCGAGGCCCTGGGCCACCCCCCGCAGTTCCTCACCCACCCGGGCGGCCTGACCAGCCGCCTCACCGACCGCAAGACCCTGGAAATCTTCGAGATGGTCTACTGCGGCCTGGTCAACAAGCGCATCGTGGAGCTGCTACAGAAGGAAGGGGTGAACGCGGTGGGCCTCTCGGGGCTGGACGGACGCATCTTTGAGGGCAGGCGCAAAGAGGCGGTCAAGTACATTGAAAATGGCAAAATCAAGATTCACCGGGGGGACTACACGGGTTCGGTAGAAAAGGTGAACACCGCTTTGCTGACCCTGCTTCTGGAGGCGGGTTACCTGCCGGTGCTCACCCCTCCGGCCATCTCCTACCAGGGGGAGGCCATCAACACCGACGGCGACACCGCCGCGGCCATGCTGGCGACGGCCTTCAAAGCCGAGGCCTTGCTGCTTTTGTCCAACGTGCCGGGGCTGCTGGCCAACTTCCCGGATGAGTCGAGCCTGATCCGCGAAATTCCGGCGGCCCGGGTGAACGACCCGCAGTACATGAGCGTGGCCCAGGGGCGCATGAAGAAAAAGGTGCTGGGCGCGGTGGAGGCGGTGCAGGGGGGGGTGGGCCGGGTGGTCTTTGGCGATGCCCGAACCCTGAACCCCATCTCGGCGGCGCTGGCGGGGGCCGGTACGGTGGTGCGGTAAACAGAGCTATAGGGGGCCGCAAGAAGCAGGGAACTGCTCCCTAGCTACCGCTACCCCACCGCGATCACCACCTTCCCCCTGGCATGCCCGCTCCCTAGATATCTGAGCGCATCGGCGGTTTCGGCCAGGGTATAGCGCCGGTCAATAACGGGTACAAGCTGGCCGGCCTCGAGGCGTTCTTTGAGGTAGTCCAGGTCTTGGGAACGGATGCTGGCCAGCATGTTCCCCATCTTCTGGCCCTTGCGGGACATCCAGGGCCCTAGCAACAGGGCCTGGAAGATTTGGGAGGGGGTGCCGCCAATCATCACATACCGCCCATTAGGGGCCAGAGCACGCCTGTAAACCGAAAGCGGACGGTAGCCATTGACCCCCAGGATTAGGTCGTAAAGTTGACCCTTTTGTGCGAAGTCTTCCTGGGTGTAGTCAATTACATAGTCGGCCCCCAGTTGGCGCGACTGTTCCAGATTACGGGAGCTGCTCACGGCGGTCACCTCGGCCCCCAAAAGCTTGGCTAACTGTACCGCGAAGGTGCCCACGCCCCCTGCCGCTCCGTGAATCAGTACCTTTTGGCCGGCCTGTAGACCCCCGGCATCGCGCAGGGCCTGGAGGGCGGTGAGGGCAGCCATCGGTACGGCGGCGGCGGCCTCGAAGGTCAGGTTGGCGGGCTTGGGGGCCAGTACCTTTTCGGGAGCGCAGGCATACTCGGCAAAGCCCCCGCTGGCCAGGCTGCCAAAAACTGCATCCCCCGGCTTGAAACGCCGCACCTCTTTACCCACCGCCTCGACCTCTCCGGCAATATCTGCTCCCAGAATTGGAATTTTGGGTTTGAACAGCCCGCGATTCAGGCGAACCAGGAAGATATCGGCGGTGAGGATGTGCCAGTCGTAGGCGTTGAGCGAGGCCGCCCGGACTTTGACTAATACCTCGTTGTCCTTGGGAACCGGCTTTTCGACCTCTTTGAACTGGAGAACCTCGGGTTGGCCGTACTGCTCGTAGGTGATTGCTTTCATGTACACGCACCCCCTATATAGTAGACTATATAACTAGTACACTAAATCACAAAAC
This genomic stretch from Meiothermus sp. harbors:
- a CDS encoding NAD(P)-dependent alcohol dehydrogenase gives rise to the protein MKAITYEQYGQPEVLQFKEVEKPVPKDNEVLVKVRAASLNAYDWHILTADIFLVRLNRGLFKPKIPILGADIAGEVEAVGKEVRRFKPGDAVFGSLASGGFAEYACAPEKVLAPKPANLTFEAAAAVPMAALTALQALRDAGGLQAGQKVLIHGAAGGVGTFAVQLAKLLGAEVTAVSSSRNLEQSRQLGADYVIDYTQEDFAQKGQLYDLILGVNGYRPLSVYRRALAPNGRYVMIGGTPSQIFQALLLGPWMSRKGQKMGNMLASIRSQDLDYLKERLEAGQLVPVIDRRYTLAETADALRYLGSGHARGKVVIAVG
- the yjjX gene encoding inosine/xanthosine triphosphatase → MVVVGSTNPAKLAPVRLVFAEVFPGLEVRGVEVPSGVPEQPIGYEETLLGAQNRAKAALAQPGAMWGLGLEAGVEFNALGAWLFNVAVILRADGRWGVARGGSVLLPPAVAERVQAGEELGRVIDDLVGQKGTKRGVGAVGILTLSRLERVEFWRHTLELALPPFLRPELYPQGMMGF
- a CDS encoding [LysW]-aminoadipate kinase, producing MIVVKVGGSEGIHYEAVAKDAAELWKAGQKLILVHGGSSETNKIAEALGHPPQFLTHPGGLTSRLTDRKTLEIFEMVYCGLVNKRIVELLQKEGVNAVGLSGLDGRIFEGRRKEAVKYIENGKIKIHRGDYTGSVEKVNTALLTLLLEAGYLPVLTPPAISYQGEAINTDGDTAAAMLATAFKAEALLLLSNVPGLLANFPDESSLIREIPAARVNDPQYMSVAQGRMKKKVLGAVEAVQGGVGRVVFGDARTLNPISAALAGAGTVVR